One region of Diabrotica undecimpunctata isolate CICGRU chromosome 6, icDiaUnde3, whole genome shotgun sequence genomic DNA includes:
- the LOC140443033 gene encoding uncharacterized protein gives MAVPKPPNVIVQFFFGRISKPIFSCFYSCLKFDLLAGKKMPKTSKKHKQWDPDRMIRAIRAVRGKEMGYLKASKLFAVPKSTLEDYVKQENKTPEQLVAVKIGRRPVLSAEMEADLVSYCLEMDRRFYGIGTADIKRLAYQIALRNGLRHPFAHAESAGKKWLRGFMRRNAVLSLRKPQGISKARIKGFTPENVSRFYDLLETSMEKVNFNPARVYNVDESGITTVQSKNTRVITLKGKKQVGSVTATERGALVTVVFCMNAAGGFVPPLFVFPRKNMKVELLDGSPPGSIAACHPSGWIQQHIFSQWLQHFVAHVKPSREDPVLLILDGHYSHTRNIDVIEAGRANFVTILCIPPHSSHKLQPLDLSFMSPFKTYYSQQIEMWLRQNPGRTINSYQICKLMCPAYLKSATAEISANGFRKSGIYPFNKNNFSDHDFIMERQRERTPPPINQNHGEVLPTRGQSRPEPQSIIERTPPKHNLTNKSSNGNATETTATMIRAEDISPLPSCSYTSQTNKQKNPRKGSSWIITSTPYKDELERSVAEQERKKSLKEKKPKISNELNQVNRKKTPRQKKQKKKIESSSSDTSHPGDDLILDDDSDMDVDDEDGDTECMFCDSLYSEDTHGEKWIRCIKCFKWCHEMCANADKKKTYICDFCQDV, from the exons ATGGCAGTGCCGAAACCACCAAACGTTATTGTGCAGTTTTTTTTCGGTCGTATTTCAAAGCCTATTTTTTCGTGTTTTTATTCCTGTTTGAAGTTTGATCTTTTGGCAGGG aagaaaatgccaaaaacaagtaaaaaacataaacaatGGGATCCAGACCGAATGATACGTGCTATCCGTGCCGTCAGGGGAAAGGAAATGGGGTATCTTAAAGCCTCGAAGTTATTTGCTGTTCCGAAATCAACTCTGGAAGATTATGTTAAGCAAGAAAATAAAACTCCGGAGCAGTTGGTTGCTGTTAAAATTGGAAGAAGACCAGTACTTTCTGCAGAAATGGAAGCAGATTTAGTCTCGTATTGCCTAGAAATGGACCGGCGATTTTACGGAATTGGGACCGCTGATATCAAGAGACTTGCATATCAAATAGCTTTACGAAATGGTCTTCGTCATCCATTTGCCCATGCCGAATCTGCCGGTAAAAAATGGTTAAGGGGATTTATGAGGCGAAACGCAGTTTTGTCCCTTAGAAAACCACAAGGAATCTCGAAAGCCCGAATTAAGGGATTTACCCCAGAAAATGTCAGCAGATTCTATGATCTTTTAGAAACGTCAATGGAAAAAGTTAACTTCAACCCCGCAAGAGTTTATAACGTTGATGAAAGCGGCATAACAACGGTTCAGTCCAAGAATACTCGTGTTAtaacattaaaaggaaaaaaacaggTTGGATCTGTTACCGCGACTGAAAGAGGCGCATTAGTTACTGTTGTATTTTGTATGAATGCTGCTGGTGGGTTTGTCCCTCCATTATTCGTGTTTCCAAGAAAGAACATGAAAGTGGAATTATTAGATGGATCGCCGCCTGGCTCTATTGCAGCTTGCCATCCATCAGGTTGGATTCAGCAGCACATTTTTTCCCAATGGCTACAGCATTTCGTAGCTCACGTGAAACCATCCCGTGAAGACCCAGTGCTGCTTATTCTTGATGGTCACTACAGCCACACAAGAAATATAGATGTGATAGAAGCAGGACGTGcaaatttcgttacaattttgtGTATCCCGCCGCACAGTTCACACAAACTACAACCTCTAGATTTGTCTTTTATGTCACcatttaaaacatattattcGCAACAAATTGAGATGTGGTTAAGGCAAAATCCTGGACGCACCATAAACTCGTATCAAATTTGTAAGCTTATGTGCCCGGCATATTTGAAAAGTGCTACTGCAGAAATTTCCGCGAATGGTTTTCGCAAATCTGGAATAtatccttttaataaaaataacttttctgATCACGATTTTATAATGGAGAGACAAAGAGAAAGAACACCACCACCCATAAATCAAAATCATGGGGAAGTATTACCAAcaagaggtcagtcaagaccagaaCCACAAAGCATTATCGAAAGAACACCTCCAAAAcataacttaacaaataaatCATCCAATGGAAATGCAACTGAAACTACGGCAACTATGATAAGAGCTGAGGATATTAGTCCACTGCCTTCTTGCAGTTATacctcacaaacaaacaaacaaaaaaatcctcGAAAAGGTTCTAGTTGGATAATAACTAGTACACCTTATAAAGATGAACTTGAACGAAGTGTAGCcgaacaagaaagaaaaaagtctttgaaagaaaagaaaccaaaaataAGCAACGAATTAAATCAAGTCAACAGAAAAAAAACTCCAcgccaaaaaaagcaaaagaaaaaaattgaatcgagtaGTAGTGACACTTCACATCCTGGTGATGACCTTATTTTGGATGATGATTCTGATATGGATGTAGACGATGAAGATGGAGACACAGAATGTATGTTTTGTGACAGTTTATATTCCGAAGATACACACGGTGAGAAGTGGATAAGGTGTATAAAGTGCTTCAAGTGGTGTCATGAGATGTGCGCCAATGCTGATAAGAAGAAAACCTATATTTGCGACTTTTGTCAAGATGTGTAA